Genomic DNA from Peribacillus sp. ACCC06369:
TTAATATGTGAAATAGTAGAAAATATGACTCAATGAAAAACTCAAACCTTCTTGTCATAATTTAATAACACCACAATATCAATGGATACTTTTGTAGCGAAATGGCGATGTAAATTTCTTGTGCCGCTATGTTGAAAGGACTTGAAGTGTCTACAAAAGGCGTGAATTAAAGATCGAGTATGCAAAAGCTACGAAGCAAGCATGTAATTTCCAGTAAAATCAATAAAATTTTGAATCAGTTGAAGTCTATTACCCTGGCGTTAGCAATATATTTAGGTTAGGAAAGCAATTGAATATTCATACAATCATGAAAAAAACTCCACTTTTACGTCCTAACCTTGAAAAAAAAGAAAAGTTAATCCCCCATTTATCTGAGATAGAATAATCTTAATATATAGTATTTTTGACCCTCTCCATTCACGTTTTGAACAACGAGTATTGGCTGAATAATTTGAACACATTGGGTAAAAAAATACCATTGGGGTCTTGGTCGGTCTTTTGGGGAGGACTTTTACTAATGAAGACATACCGGAAATAATATTGTACGCAGAGTACATGCAAAGTTCAAAATAAGTTTTCATGTATCTTTCAAAAACAAAACAAGGGGGATGTCATTGTGGGAAATCCTTTAGTTAGTGTAGTCATTCCTGCGTATAATCGACCGGATACTTTAAAAATAGCGATTGACAGTGTATTAGAACAAACCTACCCTAATATCGAAATTATTATTTGTGATGATAGTACAGATGATCGAGTACAAGAAATGCTTGGACCTTATTTAGGTTCAAATCCTAAAATTAAGTATTATAAAAACGAAAAAAATTTATTTCTAAAAAATTGGCATAAATGCTATGATTTGGCATCAGGGGAATATATTAATTACTTGATGGATGATGACGTTTTCCAAAAAGAAAAAATTGCGAAAATGATCTATTTTTTTAATGAATTCGAAAATATTACACTTGTCACATCTTATCGACAAACTATCGATGAATCAGGTCAATTTCTCCCTCCTATTGGTGCAACGGCAAGGTTATATGATGAAACAAGAATCTTTGACGGAAAGGTGTTGGGAAACCTTGCATTAATTCGTTGTCAAAATGTCATCGGTGAACCGACAACAGTGTTATTTAGAAAAAAAGATCTTACCGAACTTTATGGAGTATACAAAGGGAAACAGTATTCTCTTATCAATGATCTTGCAGCCTGGTTGTCATTGCTCTCCAAAGGGAAAGCTGTATATATTCCCGAAGCTCTTAGTTATTTTCGAAGACATCCTAATCAAAATAACAATACACTAGGACTAAAAACATTTAGTGAATGGTTAGATATTATGATTGCCTCACGAGGAGATGGTTTTCTTGATACGAACCATTTATTCAAAACTGCTCTTCACTCTTATCGTGAACGTGTAAAGAATTATCATGAATTTGTAGAAGATATCAAGCAGATTGATATGATATTAACAACCCTTGACTAAAAATCTAGCTTTGTGACGCTTAGTTGTTCATTAATTAGTAAAGGCAATTTATTTGATAAAAAGGCATTGAGGATATTATTAAGTGAATTTCAATAATGTTTCCACTCCTTTATAGAATAGTTAAATTCACACTTGTTAGTAAAGGAAGCTTACTTTACTATCTTTTGCAGATAATATGGTCTTGAAATAGACCAATTAACTCCAATTTTAGGGTCGTCCCAAAAATTTCATGTTCAGAATAATAGTACTGGTCTACTTTATAAATACATTCATATTAAAAACAAGTGTGCAAAAGCCATGAGCCAAACCTCTTGGAATACGATCTATCCACTAACCAAATTATAGAGGTTTAAAAGAATAACAACACTAACATCAAAAATGGCGTCTGAACAAACTCGACCAACTTTGTGATAAAGAATGGTTTTCTTAATAAAATGTATTTTGCCCAATTTCAAAGCGGCTCTAGGATTTGTACTTGAAGTTTTGTATCTTTGACATTCATATCCCACCGTTTTTTTTTGTGCCAGCATTCTCCATTAACCATTTTCTATTATTGATAGCAAGGTTGATATGATACCAAGCTTATATAACCGGATGGCTTTAATCGAAGCTTTCTGGTATCTTTTTTGACATCTCCTTTATTTGGATGGTGGTTAATGATTTGTATATACTTCCACTTTTGAATATCTCAATTTAAACCCAATATAACTACAATATCGTAATCTGAAATCCATACGATTAATAAAATAAGAATCCTCTTCAGTTTATCACTAAAAAAACCTATTTCTTTTATACTGGACTCTTTAGATCATTATTATCAATTGAATGGGTCAACCCAATCCAATTAATTAAATAATAATGAAACAAGGTGTTCTAGTTAAACATTATTATAGGAGTGACAAAAATTTGAAACTTATAGCCTTCTATTTGCCCCAATTTCATCAAATTCCAGAAAATAACCTTTGGTGGGGACAAGGATTTACCGAATGGACCAATACAAAAAAAGGTCAAACGTTGTTTCCTGGACATAATCAACCGAGGGAACCTTATCAAGATTATTACTATGATTTGACAGATGCAACTGCAAGAAAATGGCAAGCACAAATTGCCAAAAAATACGGTATCTATGGATTTTGCTACTATCATTATTGGTTCAAGGGGAAAAGGTTACTTGAAAAACCATTTAATGAGGTTCTTCGAACAGGAGAACCTGATCTTCCCTTCTGTCTCTCATGGGCAAATGAACCATGGACTAGAAGGTGGGATGGGTGGATTCACGACGTCTTAATGCCTCAAGATTATGGTGATGAAGAGGATTGGAAAGAACACTTTGATTTCCTACTAACAGC
This window encodes:
- a CDS encoding glycosyltransferase family 2 protein, which gives rise to MGNPLVSVVIPAYNRPDTLKIAIDSVLEQTYPNIEIIICDDSTDDRVQEMLGPYLGSNPKIKYYKNEKNLFLKNWHKCYDLASGEYINYLMDDDVFQKEKIAKMIYFFNEFENITLVTSYRQTIDESGQFLPPIGATARLYDETRIFDGKVLGNLALIRCQNVIGEPTTVLFRKKDLTELYGVYKGKQYSLINDLAAWLSLLSKGKAVYIPEALSYFRRHPNQNNNTLGLKTFSEWLDIMIASRGDGFLDTNHLFKTALHSYRERVKNYHEFVEDIKQIDMILTTLD